Proteins from a genomic interval of Amycolatopsis sp. cg13:
- a CDS encoding TetR/AcrR family transcriptional regulator: MSAAKQTERSRRTREKITAAAGELFAEKGYGATSLQDVASRAEVAVQTVYFVFGNKRALFKEVVDTTIAGDAEPVETMGRDWFRAALAAPTADDHLRRHIRGTRRILERVAPIVPVIAAAAATDPEIATLWPDRDPRYTVQHAAAKSLVSKPGARPGVSARHAADVLYGVLSPELYLVFTRERGWAAAKWERWAEETLRGQLCEIADS, translated from the coding sequence GTGAGCGCTGCCAAGCAGACCGAACGATCCCGCCGGACCCGCGAGAAGATCACCGCCGCCGCGGGCGAACTGTTCGCCGAGAAGGGATACGGGGCCACGAGCCTGCAGGACGTCGCGAGCCGGGCCGAGGTGGCGGTGCAGACGGTCTACTTCGTTTTCGGCAACAAGCGCGCCCTGTTCAAGGAAGTCGTCGACACCACCATCGCCGGGGACGCCGAACCGGTCGAAACCATGGGCCGCGACTGGTTCCGTGCCGCCCTCGCCGCGCCGACCGCCGACGACCACCTGCGCCGCCACATCCGCGGCACCCGCCGCATTCTCGAGCGGGTCGCCCCGATCGTCCCGGTCATCGCGGCCGCCGCCGCGACCGATCCGGAAATCGCCACCCTCTGGCCGGACCGCGACCCGCGCTACACCGTGCAGCACGCCGCCGCGAAGTCATTGGTCTCGAAACCCGGTGCCCGACCGGGAGTGTCGGCACGGCACGCGGCGGACGTTCTGTACGGGGTGCTCAGCCCCGAGCTGTACCTGGTGTTCACGCGCGAACGGGGCTGGGCGGCGGCCAAATGGGAGCGGTGGGCGGAGGAGACCCTGCGCGGTCAGCTGTGCGAGATCGCCGACTCTTGA
- a CDS encoding class I SAM-dependent methyltransferase: MTEQAQSEQELEEVVRLALEAYYRDGPPWDTGVTPPELVETVAALPAGRALELGCGTGTNAVYLARHGWEVVGVDLIERAVRQARAKAEEAGVAAKLLHGDATKLDELAVGDGFSLVFDLSCFCGIPPHRRDAYAAGVTRATAPGARLLMFGYGMEAFNDGIFGVTADELRSRFPAWDLVDSTPGTNPFPTFWFTLLRR; the protein is encoded by the coding sequence ATGACCGAGCAAGCACAGTCCGAGCAGGAGCTGGAAGAGGTCGTCCGGCTGGCACTCGAGGCCTACTACCGGGACGGACCGCCGTGGGACACCGGCGTCACCCCGCCGGAGCTGGTCGAGACGGTGGCGGCGCTCCCGGCCGGACGAGCGCTCGAGCTGGGGTGCGGCACCGGCACCAACGCCGTCTACCTGGCCAGACACGGCTGGGAAGTGGTCGGCGTCGACCTGATCGAACGCGCGGTCCGGCAGGCCCGTGCGAAAGCCGAGGAGGCAGGCGTGGCCGCAAAACTGCTGCACGGCGACGCCACCAAGCTGGACGAACTCGCGGTCGGCGACGGTTTCTCGCTCGTGTTCGATCTGAGCTGTTTCTGCGGCATCCCGCCGCATCGGCGCGACGCCTACGCGGCCGGCGTCACTCGCGCGACGGCCCCCGGCGCTCGGTTGCTGATGTTCGGCTACGGCATGGAAGCGTTCAACGACGGAATCTTCGGCGTCACCGCGGACGAACTGCGCTCCCGATTCCCCGCCTGGGACCTCGTCGACAGCACGCCCGGCACCAACCCGTTCCCGACGTTCTGGTTCACCCTGCTGCGCCGTTGA
- a CDS encoding amidohydrolase: protein MDDLLLRRVRVGLQGPLADVRVRDGVVSAVEEPGAGAGFAARVLDGHGGTLLPGLVDAHAHLVQWAGFRRRIPLDTAQSAVGAVELLMEKLLDAPARELVVGVGFRDGLWPDKPHKDLLQRALPGRAVALFSADLHTLWLSPAALKLIGREHPTGVLLENDCMSATAALPSAPVEVQDGWVADALTAAAKRGVTSVVDYEYADTVADWTRRAASAKPATRVSCVIARYLLDETIQRGHRTGDILEAGEGLLTVGPFKLFVDGSLNTRTAYCHEAYPGSGEKGLLELPPEELVPLLRRAHEHGLTPAVHAIGDHANTIALDAFAEVGCPGRIEHAQLLRPEDVPRFAALGLVASVQPAHQPDDRDVADRHWHGRTDRAYAYRALLESGARLELGSDAPVAPLDPWDGIAAAVGRTDDEREPWHPEQAIPLADALAASSGGRRGVQVGEVADLVLTAADPSGLSTKELRDMPVSATIVAGRPTYLA from the coding sequence ATGGACGATCTTCTCCTCCGCCGGGTCCGGGTCGGGTTGCAGGGGCCGCTCGCCGACGTCCGCGTGCGCGACGGCGTCGTGTCGGCCGTCGAGGAGCCGGGCGCTGGGGCCGGGTTCGCCGCCCGCGTGCTCGACGGACACGGCGGCACGCTTCTGCCCGGGCTGGTCGACGCGCACGCGCATCTGGTCCAGTGGGCGGGTTTCCGCAGGCGCATCCCGCTGGACACAGCACAGTCCGCCGTCGGTGCGGTCGAGTTGCTGATGGAGAAGCTGCTTGACGCTCCGGCGCGGGAACTCGTCGTCGGAGTCGGGTTTCGGGACGGGCTTTGGCCGGATAAGCCGCATAAGGATCTGCTGCAGCGCGCGCTCCCCGGCCGCGCGGTGGCGTTGTTCAGCGCGGACCTGCATACGCTCTGGCTCAGTCCGGCGGCGTTGAAGCTGATCGGGCGAGAGCATCCGACCGGCGTCCTGCTGGAGAACGACTGCATGAGCGCCACGGCCGCGCTGCCGTCCGCGCCCGTCGAGGTTCAGGACGGCTGGGTCGCGGACGCGCTGACGGCCGCGGCCAAGCGAGGCGTGACGTCGGTGGTCGACTACGAATACGCGGACACGGTCGCGGATTGGACTCGCCGGGCCGCCTCCGCGAAACCGGCGACAAGGGTTTCCTGTGTCATCGCGCGGTATCTGCTGGACGAGACCATCCAAAGAGGACACCGCACCGGCGACATTCTCGAAGCAGGCGAAGGGTTGCTCACCGTCGGCCCGTTCAAGCTGTTCGTCGACGGCTCGCTCAACACCCGCACGGCTTACTGCCACGAGGCGTACCCGGGATCCGGCGAGAAGGGGTTGCTGGAACTGCCGCCGGAGGAGCTGGTGCCGTTGCTGCGCCGCGCACACGAGCACGGCCTGACCCCGGCGGTGCACGCGATCGGCGACCATGCCAACACCATCGCGCTGGACGCGTTCGCCGAGGTCGGCTGTCCGGGCCGAATCGAGCACGCACAGCTGTTGCGGCCCGAGGACGTGCCGAGGTTCGCCGCGCTCGGGCTGGTCGCGAGTGTGCAGCCCGCGCACCAGCCCGACGACCGTGACGTCGCCGACCGGCATTGGCACGGCCGCACCGATCGCGCGTACGCCTATCGTGCCCTGCTGGAGTCCGGGGCCCGGCTGGAACTCGGCTCGGACGCGCCGGTCGCGCCGCTGGATCCGTGGGACGGGATCGCCGCCGCGGTCGGGCGGACTGACGACGAGCGGGAACCGTGGCATCCGGAGCAGGCCATTCCGCTGGCGGACGCGTTGGCGGCGTCCTCGGGCGGCCGCCGTGGCGTCCAGGTCGGCGAGGTGGCCGATCTGGTGCTGACGGCGGCTGACCCGAGTGGACTGTCTACAAAGGAACTGCGGGACATGCCGGTCTCGGCGACGATCGTGGCGGGAAGACCGACGTACCTGGCGTAG
- a CDS encoding SDR family oxidoreductase: protein MNITGNTVFIPGSTSGIGLALARELQAKGNTVIVGGRRAELLARIAADNPGLDTVQIDTTDPASIEAAAKEVLAKHPDLNVLVPMAGIMRVEDWHRPESFLDSAEATVTTNVLGPIRLIAAFVEHLQTRPDATILTVSSGLAFAPLKATPSYNASKAAIHMLSESLRLQLADSSVKVVELEPPAVRTALLPGQEESEFAMPLDTFVAEVLELLETQPDATEIQVENVKFLRHGEARGDYHQVVAMLNAADPHGK, encoded by the coding sequence ATGAACATCACCGGAAACACCGTCTTCATCCCCGGCTCGACCAGCGGCATCGGCCTCGCTCTCGCCCGTGAGCTGCAGGCGAAGGGCAACACCGTCATCGTCGGCGGCCGGCGTGCCGAGCTGCTCGCGCGGATCGCTGCCGACAACCCCGGTCTCGACACCGTGCAGATCGACACCACCGACCCGGCGAGCATCGAAGCCGCGGCCAAGGAGGTGCTCGCGAAGCATCCGGACCTCAACGTGCTCGTGCCGATGGCGGGCATCATGCGCGTCGAGGACTGGCACCGGCCGGAGTCCTTTTTGGACAGCGCGGAAGCGACCGTGACCACCAACGTCCTCGGCCCGATCCGGCTCATCGCCGCGTTCGTCGAGCACCTGCAGACGCGTCCGGACGCCACCATTCTCACCGTTTCGTCCGGCCTCGCCTTCGCGCCGTTGAAGGCCACGCCGAGCTACAACGCGTCCAAGGCCGCGATCCACATGCTCAGCGAATCGCTGCGGCTGCAGCTGGCCGACAGCTCGGTGAAGGTCGTCGAGCTGGAGCCGCCGGCCGTGCGCACCGCGCTTCTGCCCGGGCAGGAGGAAAGCGAGTTCGCGATGCCGCTGGACACGTTCGTCGCCGAGGTCCTGGAGCTGCTCGAAACGCAGCCGGACGCCACCGAGATCCAGGTGGAGAACGTCAAGTTCCTCCGGCACGGCGAGGCCCGCGGCGACTACCACCAGGTCGTGGCGATGCTCAACGCCGCGGACCCGCACGGGAAGTGA
- a CDS encoding helix-turn-helix transcriptional regulator, with the protein MDRAELAVFLRSRREGLRPEDVGLPTGARRRTTGLRREEVATLAAMSTDYYTRLEQQRGPQPSEQMLAALARALRLTDDERDYLFHLAGRNAPSPIVAATHVAPALMRVLDRLSDTPALILSNLGEVLVQNRFADALYGDRSQYTGLARSEIYRWFTNPDERLVYPEHDRDRQSRALVANLRVVHGSMGPRSRAGELVRALTRESREFARLWDEHQVAKRFEDHKVLVHPQLGEIEVDCQVLFTEDQSQALLVLTAPPRSEAFEKIQLLGVLGNEQFAG; encoded by the coding sequence ATGGATCGAGCTGAGCTGGCGGTTTTCCTCCGGAGCCGCCGCGAGGGTTTGCGGCCCGAGGACGTCGGGCTGCCCACGGGCGCGCGGCGGCGGACGACCGGGTTGCGGCGCGAGGAGGTCGCGACGCTGGCGGCGATGTCCACCGACTACTACACGCGCCTGGAGCAGCAACGCGGACCGCAGCCGAGCGAGCAGATGCTGGCCGCGCTGGCCAGGGCCCTGCGGCTGACCGACGACGAGCGCGATTACCTGTTCCACCTCGCGGGCCGCAACGCACCGTCACCGATCGTCGCGGCGACGCACGTCGCGCCAGCGCTGATGCGGGTGCTCGACCGGCTGTCGGACACTCCCGCGCTCATCCTGTCGAACCTCGGCGAGGTGCTGGTGCAAAACCGGTTCGCGGACGCGCTGTACGGCGACCGATCGCAGTACACCGGGCTGGCGCGCAGCGAGATCTACCGCTGGTTCACCAACCCGGACGAACGGCTGGTCTATCCCGAGCACGACCGGGACCGGCAGAGCCGCGCTCTGGTGGCGAACCTGCGAGTGGTGCACGGGTCGATGGGCCCGCGCTCGCGCGCGGGCGAGCTGGTGCGCGCGTTGACGCGGGAGAGCCGCGAGTTCGCGCGGTTGTGGGACGAACATCAAGTGGCCAAACGGTTTGAGGACCACAAGGTGCTCGTGCATCCGCAGCTGGGGGAGATCGAGGTGGACTGCCAGGTGCTGTTCACCGAGGACCAGTCGCAGGCGCTGCTGGTGCTGACCGCGCCGCCGCGCAGCGAGGCGTTCGAGAAGATCCAGCTGCTGGGCGTGCTGGGGAACGAACAGTTCGCGGGCTAG
- a CDS encoding winged helix-turn-helix transcriptional regulator, whose translation MTTTERTGADPLAACRISPAVDLLFSRWTTPILWTLSQSGPVRFVELERRLGATGKVLTQRLRQLERDGLVRRHYYAEVPPRVEYEITDLGRSLSPVFAALAEWTDEHLPAVEQARDSYTGPLPR comes from the coding sequence ATGACCACCACCGAGCGCACCGGGGCCGATCCGCTCGCCGCGTGCCGGATCAGCCCGGCCGTCGACCTGCTGTTCAGCCGGTGGACGACCCCGATCCTGTGGACGCTCAGCCAGTCCGGTCCGGTGCGTTTCGTCGAATTGGAACGACGGCTCGGCGCCACCGGGAAGGTCCTCACGCAGCGACTCCGCCAGCTCGAGCGGGACGGTTTGGTGCGGCGGCACTACTACGCCGAGGTGCCGCCGCGCGTCGAGTACGAGATCACGGACCTCGGTCGGAGCCTGTCGCCGGTGTTCGCCGCGCTCGCCGAGTGGACGGACGAACATCTGCCCGCCGTTGAGCAGGCGCGCGACTCCTATACCGGCCCGCTCCCGCGCTGA
- a CDS encoding NAD(P)H-binding protein, with translation MIVVTGATGNVGRLLVESLTESGHAVTAVSRGLTTPPPSLPGVTSMVADLADADSLIPALKGADALFLLVSGAGAHVDGEAVLQTAVDAGIKRVVLQSSQAAGTRPDAVSHAPLAALEETVRSSGLEWTVLRPGGFTTNTFAWIPSIRAQRTVFSPFGDVALPAVDPLDIAEVAAAALTGDGHAGQAYVLTGPEATSPRQRAEILGAALGEPLEFVELGRAQAREQMLQLMPEPVADGTLDILGEPLPEEARIRPDVETVLGRPATSFASWASRNADAFR, from the coding sequence TTGATCGTCGTCACTGGTGCCACGGGCAACGTCGGCCGCCTGCTTGTCGAATCCCTGACCGAATCCGGCCACGCCGTGACCGCCGTTTCCCGTGGGCTGACCACTCCGCCGCCGTCGCTGCCCGGCGTCACCTCGATGGTCGCGGATCTGGCTGACGCGGACAGCCTGATCCCCGCGCTGAAGGGCGCGGACGCACTGTTCCTGCTGGTCTCCGGCGCGGGAGCGCACGTCGACGGGGAAGCCGTTCTGCAGACTGCCGTCGATGCCGGAATCAAGCGAGTCGTCCTGCAGTCGTCGCAGGCCGCCGGTACTCGGCCCGATGCGGTTTCGCACGCGCCGCTGGCCGCGTTGGAGGAGACGGTCCGGTCGTCCGGTCTGGAGTGGACAGTCCTTCGCCCCGGCGGATTCACGACCAACACCTTCGCGTGGATCCCGTCGATTCGGGCGCAGCGCACGGTTTTCTCGCCGTTCGGCGACGTCGCGCTCCCTGCCGTCGACCCGCTCGACATCGCTGAAGTCGCCGCGGCGGCGCTGACTGGGGATGGCCATGCCGGACAGGCGTATGTCCTCACCGGACCGGAAGCGACGAGCCCTCGGCAGCGTGCGGAGATCCTCGGCGCTGCCCTCGGCGAGCCGCTGGAATTCGTCGAACTCGGCCGTGCGCAGGCACGGGAACAGATGCTGCAGCTGATGCCGGAACCGGTCGCCGACGGCACGCTCGACATCCTCGGCGAGCCCCTGCCGGAGGAGGCTCGCATCCGCCCCGATGTCGAGACTGTCCTGGGCCGTCCGGCGACCTCGTTCGCTTCGTGGGCCAGCCGTAACGCCGACGCGTTCCGGTGA
- a CDS encoding phosphoribosyltransferase family protein: MRTSTVADRIREATVVLGDRTDRHRFPDPTGWWRAPELLRELGPALAGLFADERPNVVLGPESRGSLLGPLVAVELGAGFVEVRKNRYPACDSDRWLQRTSPPDYQDRHLRLGFSRRLLRAGDRALLVDDWIDTGGQAFAAQALVADAGATWIGVAVIVDGLRRHEPRRQLGVRSLLHSRDF; encoded by the coding sequence ATGCGTACGAGCACTGTGGCGGACCGGATCCGCGAAGCCACCGTCGTGCTCGGGGACCGGACGGACCGCCACCGTTTCCCCGACCCGACGGGATGGTGGCGTGCGCCCGAACTGCTGCGGGAACTGGGCCCGGCGCTCGCCGGGCTGTTCGCCGACGAACGGCCGAATGTCGTGCTGGGCCCCGAATCCCGCGGGTCGCTGCTCGGGCCGCTGGTCGCGGTGGAACTCGGCGCGGGCTTCGTCGAGGTGCGCAAAAACCGGTACCCGGCCTGCGATTCCGACCGGTGGCTCCAGCGCACCTCGCCGCCGGATTACCAGGATCGCCACCTGCGGCTCGGCTTCAGCCGCCGTCTGCTGCGGGCGGGCGACCGCGCGCTGCTGGTGGACGACTGGATCGACACCGGCGGACAGGCCTTCGCCGCGCAAGCCCTGGTCGCCGACGCCGGGGCGACGTGGATCGGGGTCGCCGTGATCGTCGACGGGCTCCGCCGGCACGAACCCCGTCGGCAGCTCGGCGTGCGATCCCTCCTCCACTCGCGCGACTTCTGA
- a CDS encoding SAM-dependent methyltransferase, giving the protein MADEPFPPPGVDLDHPSVARVYDYYLGGTTNWTIDRDFADEVIREFPLIRPIAKANRLFLHRLVRHLVKKGVRQFVDIGSGVPTMGHAHQVADELAPGESRVCYVDYEPVAVAHSETLLREAGDLDRHAVIHADMRDPTRLWEQIAATGVIDVEKPLALLLIAVLHVQQPPAEDSGSTEDLGPSLVAQYRDLLAPGSFLAISHITDQGVPSDVDAGLVELKQLYDRSSSPVIWRSREEIQALFGPFEMLEPGLTWTPSWHPEESGEGAPQVEFLTPAHSVILAGAARKP; this is encoded by the coding sequence GTGGCCGACGAACCCTTCCCGCCTCCCGGGGTCGATCTCGATCACCCCAGCGTCGCGCGGGTGTACGACTACTACCTCGGCGGCACCACGAACTGGACGATCGACCGGGACTTCGCCGACGAGGTGATCCGCGAGTTCCCGCTGATCCGCCCGATCGCGAAGGCCAACCGGCTGTTCCTGCACCGGCTCGTGCGGCACCTGGTGAAGAAGGGCGTCCGCCAGTTCGTCGACATCGGCTCCGGCGTGCCGACCATGGGCCACGCGCACCAGGTCGCCGACGAACTCGCGCCGGGCGAGAGCCGCGTCTGCTACGTCGACTACGAACCGGTCGCCGTCGCGCATTCGGAAACCCTGCTGCGCGAGGCGGGCGACCTCGACCGGCACGCGGTGATCCACGCCGACATGCGCGATCCGACGCGGCTGTGGGAGCAGATCGCCGCCACCGGCGTGATCGACGTCGAGAAGCCGCTCGCGCTGCTGCTGATCGCGGTCCTGCACGTCCAGCAGCCGCCCGCCGAGGACAGCGGCAGCACCGAGGACCTCGGGCCGTCGCTCGTCGCGCAGTACCGCGATCTCCTCGCCCCTGGCTCGTTTCTCGCCATCTCGCACATCACCGACCAGGGTGTTCCGTCCGATGTGGACGCCGGGCTGGTCGAGCTGAAGCAGCTGTACGACCGGTCGAGCAGCCCGGTGATCTGGCGGTCGCGCGAAGAGATCCAGGCGCTGTTCGGTCCGTTCGAGATGCTGGAACCGGGGCTCACCTGGACGCCGTCGTGGCATCCGGAGGAATCCGGCGAAGGCGCGCCGCAGGTGGAGTTCCTGACGCCGGCGCATTCGGTGATCCTGGCCGGAGCGGCGCGCAAGCCGTAA
- a CDS encoding helix-turn-helix domain-containing protein yields MTEPLVTSPIRQPPPSLRTQRSRLGSRILKWRTERGLTQVDLADGIGCKQPKIQKIECGKAGTRPDDLERIIEVLGIPPAEADQLRELNQANDPSARRAERRMITPQWFREILEREQAAAEILSWTGNRIPGLLQSEYYMLAQFQASRQERVTDRVAERKARQRLFDACPGPQAVFMMEYSCIEKLVYGTKASIATDQLEHMIRIVETHPFAEVRILPRDAAAYPDEDFTILRFGHPDLPDFAYQESKVKLITVPQGQDEFASYEESWEAQLAATLSREESLQYLKEWASRCAPPAR; encoded by the coding sequence ATGACGGAGCCCCTGGTGACCTCGCCGATCCGGCAACCGCCGCCCTCTCTCCGGACTCAGCGTTCCCGGCTGGGCTCCCGGATCCTCAAGTGGCGCACCGAACGCGGGCTGACCCAGGTCGATCTCGCCGACGGGATCGGCTGCAAACAGCCCAAGATCCAGAAGATCGAATGCGGCAAGGCGGGCACCCGGCCCGACGATCTCGAACGGATCATCGAGGTCCTCGGCATCCCGCCCGCCGAGGCCGACCAGCTGCGGGAACTCAACCAGGCCAACGATCCTTCCGCGCGCCGGGCCGAGCGCCGGATGATCACGCCGCAGTGGTTCCGCGAGATCCTGGAACGGGAACAGGCCGCCGCGGAAATCCTCAGCTGGACCGGGAACCGCATCCCGGGGCTGCTCCAATCGGAGTATTACATGCTCGCGCAGTTCCAGGCCAGCCGCCAGGAACGGGTCACCGACCGGGTCGCCGAACGCAAGGCGCGGCAACGGCTTTTCGACGCCTGCCCCGGTCCGCAGGCGGTCTTCATGATGGAGTACAGCTGCATCGAGAAGCTCGTCTACGGCACCAAGGCCAGCATCGCCACCGATCAGCTCGAGCACATGATCCGGATCGTCGAAACGCATCCCTTCGCCGAGGTCCGGATCCTCCCGCGCGACGCGGCCGCCTATCCGGACGAGGACTTCACCATCCTCCGCTTCGGCCACCCCGACCTTCCCGATTTCGCTTACCAGGAAAGCAAGGTCAAGCTGATCACCGTGCCGCAGGGCCAGGACGAGTTCGCTTCCTACGAGGAGTCGTGGGAAGCCCAGCTCGCCGCCACTCTGTCGCGCGAGGAATCCCTGCAGTACCTGAAGGAATGGGCGAGCCGCTGCGCGCCGCCCGCCCGCTGA
- a CDS encoding DUF397 domain-containing protein, translated as MDTFDPHDLPGPHGPQHANPAQAHRLPAAGPGARLPDHAWRKPAACGPNSGNCVEVNLAAHGLVGVRDSKIDSSPVLVFDRREWDAFVAAVRRGEFDG; from the coding sequence GTGGACACCTTCGACCCGCACGACCTGCCCGGCCCGCACGGGCCTCAGCACGCGAACCCGGCCCAGGCGCATCGCCTCCCGGCGGCCGGTCCGGGGGCGCGCTTACCCGACCACGCCTGGCGGAAACCCGCTGCTTGCGGGCCGAATTCCGGCAATTGCGTCGAGGTCAACCTGGCCGCCCACGGGCTGGTCGGGGTGCGGGACAGCAAGATCGACAGCTCCCCCGTGCTGGTCTTCGACCGGCGCGAGTGGGACGCGTTCGTCGCCGCCGTGCGGCGCGGGGAATTCGACGGCTGA
- a CDS encoding maleylpyruvate isomerase family mycothiol-dependent enzyme, whose product MDVRTLAREERADFADFLETLTPEQWDEPTLCAGWNVRSVVAHVVSYDELGGRQLAQRFVRAGLSLKRSNEVGLAEYRVRAPEELIGVMRRNPQPGRILGKFGGMVGFLDGLIHQQDIRRPLGLPRTIPAARLRRALELSLRAPPIGVSRRLTGLRAVATDLEWTSGRGIEVRGPAEALLLALAGRRAAADDLTGPGLDVLISRTVVA is encoded by the coding sequence ATGGACGTACGGACGCTGGCTCGCGAGGAGCGCGCCGACTTCGCGGACTTCCTCGAGACGCTCACGCCCGAGCAGTGGGATGAGCCGACGCTGTGTGCCGGCTGGAACGTGCGCTCGGTCGTCGCGCACGTCGTCAGCTACGACGAACTCGGCGGACGGCAGCTGGCGCAGCGGTTCGTCCGCGCGGGGCTGTCGCTGAAACGGTCGAACGAGGTCGGCCTCGCCGAGTACCGGGTGCGCGCGCCGGAGGAACTGATCGGCGTCATGCGGCGGAACCCGCAGCCGGGCCGGATCCTGGGCAAGTTCGGCGGGATGGTCGGCTTCCTCGACGGACTGATCCATCAGCAGGACATCCGCCGCCCGCTCGGGCTGCCGCGGACGATCCCGGCCGCGCGACTGCGCCGGGCGCTGGAACTGTCGCTGCGCGCGCCGCCGATCGGAGTGTCGCGCCGGCTGACCGGGTTGCGCGCGGTCGCGACCGACCTGGAGTGGACGTCCGGGAGAGGCATCGAGGTCCGCGGCCCGGCGGAGGCGCTGCTGCTCGCACTGGCAGGCCGTCGCGCGGCGGCGGACGACTTGACTGGTCCAGGACTCGACGTGCTGATCAGCCGCACCGTCGTCGCTTGA
- a CDS encoding zinc finger protein codes for MFRWQQAEGKRHALDAPFAPRPGETFTALCGAEVTVARRDVPQLGGHWFDPTCSDCSEEWLRQEGQVRSDETRCLA; via the coding sequence GTGTTCAGGTGGCAGCAGGCGGAAGGAAAACGGCACGCACTGGACGCGCCGTTCGCGCCGAGACCCGGGGAAACGTTCACCGCACTGTGCGGGGCCGAAGTCACGGTCGCCCGCCGCGATGTGCCGCAGCTCGGCGGGCACTGGTTCGATCCGACGTGTTCCGACTGCTCGGAGGAATGGCTCCGCCAGGAAGGACAGGTCCGCTCGGACGAGACCCGGTGCCTGGCGTGA
- a CDS encoding DUF2127 domain-containing protein encodes MSEETSTRSTERLFRIAITLKGLDGGLQLIGALILAFIPATAVTGFVNAVITRDLLGDPSGTLARHLETAAEHFVGGGTKTFAVAYLLAHGLLKLGLVWALARKWVRAYPVAMVVLAAFVVYEIYRAFETHSIALPFFAALDAVIIVLVYREYRNLKRDHA; translated from the coding sequence ATGAGCGAGGAGACCTCCACCCGTTCCACCGAGCGGCTGTTCCGGATCGCGATCACGCTGAAGGGCCTCGACGGAGGCCTTCAGCTGATCGGGGCGCTGATCCTGGCGTTCATCCCCGCGACGGCCGTCACCGGGTTCGTGAACGCGGTCATCACCCGCGACCTGCTCGGCGACCCCTCCGGCACGCTCGCGCGGCATCTCGAAACCGCCGCCGAGCATTTTGTCGGCGGGGGGACCAAGACGTTCGCCGTCGCGTACCTGCTGGCGCACGGGTTGCTCAAGCTCGGCCTCGTGTGGGCGCTCGCGCGCAAGTGGGTGCGCGCCTATCCGGTCGCGATGGTCGTGCTCGCCGCGTTCGTCGTGTACGAGATTTACCGCGCCTTCGAAACCCACTCCATCGCGCTGCCCTTCTTCGCCGCGCTCGACGCGGTGATCATCGTGCTCGTCTATCG